A genomic region of Lycorma delicatula isolate Av1 chromosome 4, ASM4794821v1, whole genome shotgun sequence contains the following coding sequences:
- the LOC142322581 gene encoding uncharacterized protein LOC142322581, which translates to MSLEAQAKLFSLQLFWQPYDHEKILHWQSHHVELWQLLGGGRTEHSALKLPFNMQIIETPTCNINKNSGTGKLLKGNLRDECTTVHKKALEGLHQTLQDLRGNEQLFGSALILFSGDFRQTLSVIPRSTPTNELNACISSSVLR; encoded by the coding sequence ATGTCCCTGGAGGCTCAAGCAAAACTTTTCTCACTTCAGTTATTTTGGCAACCATACGATCACGAAAAAATATTGCACTGGCAATCACATCATGTGGAATTGTGGCAGCTTTTGGGTGGTGGCCGAACAGAGCATTCAGCATTAAAATTGCCGTTTAATATGCAAATCATAGAGACACCAACATGCAATATCAACAAAAATTCTGGAACGGGTAAATTACTCAAAGGCAACTTACGGGACGAATGTACTACGGTGCACAAAAAAGCATTAGAAGGACTTCATCAAACACTACAAGATTTGAGAGGAAATGAACAGCTCTTCGGTAGCGCACtcattttattttctggtgaTTTTCGACAAACTCTATCAGTTATACCACGTTCAACACCCACTAATGAACTTAATGCATGTATCTCATCATCAGTTTTACGGTGA